A genomic segment from Aegilops tauschii subsp. strangulata cultivar AL8/78 chromosome 1, Aet v6.0, whole genome shotgun sequence encodes:
- the LOC109744086 gene encoding pentatricopeptide repeat-containing protein At2g20540 gives MKSASSRLSNKRERIGVGCSPVTNIPLCRQSSNTLSARAMAAARQVEDAVMARLRACATFRDLLRVHAHVVQLSLSQSSYIATQIVQLCNAHGRTAHAARVFAQVREPNLHLHNAMIKAYAQNHLHREAVAVYVRMLRCRPFPSTGCAGGDRFTYPFLLKACGGLAAVELGKQVHAHVVRSGCECNAVVQNSMIEMYTRAGDLSFARKVFDGMRERDAVTWNTVISAHARLGQMRKARALFNSMPEKTIVSWTAMVSGYTAAGDFSGAVEAFRSMQMEGFEPDDVSIVAVLPACAQLGALELGRWIYAYCNRHRMLRKTYVCNALMEMYAKCGCIDQALQLFDGMDEKDVIAWSTMISGLAAHGRAKEAVLLFVDMEREGKVRPNGITFVGLLSACSHAGLLDEGMDYFDRMKEVYGIEPGVEHYGCIVDLLGRSGQIVRALNIILDMPVPADAKIWGSMLSACRSHGDVDTAVVAAERLVALEPDDVGNLVMLANVYAAARRWSEVASTRKSIRSRSMKKTPGCSLIEVDNVVQEFVAGEDLKPEFGGIVGVLDILASQLAEEGVDSIDSDCFLDANMSAHVLL, from the coding sequence ATGAAATCTGCGTCCTCCCGCTTATCAAACAAAAGAGAGCGAATAGGCGTCGGTTGCTCACCAGTCACCAACATACCCCTGTGCCGCCAATCGTCGAACACCCTGTCTGCCAGAGCCATGGCCGCGGCTCGGCAGGTGGAGGATGCAGTCATGGCGAGGCTCCGGGCCTGCGCCACCTTCCGCGACCTCCTCCGCGTCCACGCCCACGTCGTGCAGCTGTCCCTCTCGCAGAGCAGCTACATCGCCACCCAGATCGTCCAGCTCTGCAACGCCCACGGCCGCACCGCGCACGCCGCGCGGGTGTTCGCCCAGGTGCGCGAGCCCAACCTACACCTGCACAACGCCATGATCAAGGCCTACGCCCAGAACCACCTGCACCGCGAGGCGGTCGCGGTGTACGTTCGCATGCTGAGGTGCCGCCCATTTCCGTCGACTGGTTGTGCCGGCGGCGACCGGTTCACGTACCCGTTCCTGCTCAAGGCTTGCGGCGGCCTGGCGGCGGTCGAACTGGGCAAGCAGGTGCACGCGCACGTGGTGAGGTCCGGGTGCGAGTGCAACGCCGTCGTGCAGAACTCCATGATCGAGATGTACACGCGCGCCGGCGATCTGTCGTTCGCACGCAAGGTGTTCGACGGAATGCGGGAGAGGGATGCGGTCACTTGGAACACGGTTATATCGGCGCATGCGAGGCTGGGTCAGATGAGGAAAGCCAGGGCGCTATTCAACTCCATGCCTGAGAAGACGATCGTTTCCTGGACTGCAATGGTGTCTGGGTACACGGCAGCGGGGGACTTCTCGGGCGCCGTCGAGGCGTTCCGGTCGATGCAAATGGAAGGCTTTGAACCGGACGACGTGAGCATCGTCGCGGTGTTGCCGGCGTGCGCCCAACTCGGAGCCCTGGAGCTAGGCAGGTGGATATACGCCTACTGTAACAGGCACAGAATGCTGCGCAAGACATACGTATGCAATGCACTGATGGAGATGTACGCAAAGTGCGGGTGCATCGACCAAGCACTCCAGCTGTTCGACGGCATGGACGAGAAGGATGTCATCGCGTGGAGCACGATGATCAGCGGCCTTGCGGCGCATGGGAGAGCAAAGGAGGCGGTCCTGTTGTTCGTGGATATGGAGAGGGAGGGAAAGGTGAGGCCCAACGGCATCACATTTGTCGGGCTCCTGTCAGCCTGCTCCCACGCCGGGCTCCTGGACGAAGGGATGGACTACTTCGACCGCATGAAGGAAGTTTATGGCATCGAACCTGGCGTCGAGCACTATGGCTGCATCGTCGACCTCCTCGGCCGGTCAGGACAAATCGTGCGTGCTTTGAATATCATACTAGACATGCCAGTTCCTGCCGATGCGAAGATATGGGGCTCAATGCTCAGTGCATGCCGAAGCCACGGCGATGTCGACACGGCAGTGGTGGCTGCCGAGCGGCTCGTCGCGCTGGAACCAGACGACGTCGGCAACCTAGTCATGCTGGCCAACGTGTACGccgcggcgaggcggtggagcgAGGTTGCGAGCACGAGGAAGTCGATAAGGAGCAGGAGCATGAAGAAGACCCCGGGGTGCAGCCTGATCGAGGTGGACAACGTGGTGCAGGAGTTCGTCGCTGGAGAGGACCTGAAACCTGAATTTGGAGGCATTGTTGGCGTTCTGGACATCCTGGCCTCGCAGCTTGCAGAGGAGGGTGTAGATTCCATCGATTCAGATTGTTTTCTTGATGCAAATATGTCTGCACATGTGTTGTTGTGA